A stretch of Vespula vulgaris chromosome 5, iyVesVulg1.1, whole genome shotgun sequence DNA encodes these proteins:
- the LOC127063874 gene encoding uncharacterized protein LOC127063874: MRTSHDSTCLSRRYERAQTENNRIQKLLLSEYCDFSDTVLVESPFAETTRNGQGLRQVALGLTPQRLIVAADVFKKNSDNFLCPADLDPSIESFELVSIHCFRSAISNKNRIFLRLIDGRTHYYELGGIHRRELFWKIWCDQVRDLLARKTKSSSLSETSAASSSSTTTVYFLSSEIEVDDNYSGKKKKNVYRVWAHYGGAGDGVRPTWPHKDLYLGPSYNELVFGYYTPIPVRFAGASLEEIRYTLADYSLNRIANRKPCQSWPECRNVKYTRKTQHGDDLCDVLFIREKDRQILTSCNCSSCDHRRSQEKLLEARWKESHETTKSSNRILNPSTEHSEKKPTKFICKKGQQQQPNVLISKVSRFGFGIPEKCSSALVLGPSRRGCRYNNKLTGNQNPIDIYELIESSVRMWEDRQKGRSRPRKNRRHLRRYGLITAAYFFRALGPWSVQSGERESVQGRRTLSEVNIRRQYVEPELRLPVSRRQLVASVSCSALEPGGCSAIGPATRDQVILFWTPEYWYRPRAAITAYRELRRHLASIRDFRQKKERQKNEKRFFYVCKKSLPGKMMMMESNVSLEEKSGSLLKRIFSTSGPNKKRDKRKECKENDDSTMYQLKKLLKMEMRVTVWDLDSNTLAKQLTMIDRDLFIRIPISEIEIIVFQKSSRNAPNLGAWVAFGHRITCLTISEILAVKKIDMRTRIMVRFINAANKCFDIGNFHSCRSILAGLQAPPIYRLKSSWSYLRVHHANRYAIMERLCKIYKSPDSSLYRKTWAKAKRSPPCMPYIGDLIIRLLGLHVSQYFEESIVSTNSKYFLSKNPTILPTSSSMRSLQDKSFERNYTKSSIDPNEQKQKLSTRILVATLAKFNYTKYRNILNKEDFPITFRQRQLARKYFDRWNYITLKSTIKKQDEEKLRKMNTKSKRVLDLSIWLGECQRFARRYNFSRHSLACEFLLKARYREDRENFFISLKLEPPDT; this comes from the exons ATGCGAACCTCGCACGACTCCACCTGCCTCTCACGCCGATACGAACGAGCCCAAACGGAAAACAACAGGATCCAGAAACTCTTACTATCTGAATATTGTGATTTTTCTGATACCGTTCTCGTTGAATCTCCTTTCGCTGAAACCACTCGAAATGGACAGGGTTTGCGTCAAGTAGCACTCGGCCTGACACCTCAGAGATTGATCGTAGCTGCTGATGTCTTCAAAAAGAATTCCGATAATTTTCTCTGTCCGGCTGACCTGGATCCAAGCATCGAGAGTTTCGAGCTCGTCTCT attcattgttttcgatcagccatttcgaataaaaatagaatcttTCTTAGGCTGATAGACGGCAGAACACATTATTACGAGCTCGGTGGGATTCATCGCAGAGAACTCTTTTGGAAAATTTGGTGCGATCAGGTACGAGATTTGCTCgcgagaaagacaaagagcaGCTCGTTGTCCGAGACCAGTGCTGCGAGTTCTTCGAGTACAACCACCGTGTACTTTCTATCGTCCGAAATTGAAGTTGATGATAATTATtctggaaaaaagaaaaaaaacgtataCAG AGTCTGGGCTCATTACGGAGGTGCTGGTGATGGCGTTCGCCCAACCTGGCCACACAAAGATCTCTACCTTGGACCATCCTACAATGAATTAGTATTCGGTTATTACACTCCTATTCCTGTGAGATTTGCTGGGGCTAGCTTAGAAGAGATCAGATATACGTTGGCTGATTATTCTCTAAATAGAATTGCTAACAGGAAACCTTGCCAAAGTTGGCCGGAGTGTCGTAATGTCAAGTATACAAGAAAAACGCAACATGGCGACGATCTGTGCGATGTTCTGTTCatcagagaaaaagatcgacaGATCCTTACTAGCTGTAATTGCTCCTCCTGCGATCATCGCAGGTCTCAGGAAAAATTGCTCGAAGCTCGATGGAAAGAAAGTCACG AAACTACGAAGAGTTCGAACAGAATATTGAACCCATCGACGGAACATTCAGAAAAGAAACCGACAAAATTTATCTGCAAAAAGGGACAACAGCAGCAACCGAACGTCTTGATATCGAAAGTCTCACGGTTTGGATTCGGTATACCGGAGAAGTGTAGTTCGGCTTTAGTTTTAGGTCCGTCTCGAAGAGGTTGTCGTTACAACAATAAGTTGACCGGGAACCAGAATCCAATAGATATCTACGAATTGATCGAGAGTAGCGTCAGGATGTGGGAGGATCGGCAGAAGGGTCGATCTAGGCCAAGGAAAAATCGAAGACACTTGAGGAGATACGGCTTGATCACAGCTGCATACTTCTTTCGTGCTCTCGGACCTTGGTCTGTTCAATCCGGAGAACGAGAATCCGTTCAAGGTCGTAGAACGTTGAGTGAAGTGAACATAAGAAGACAATACGTGGAACCTGAACTAAGATTGCCTGTCTCTCGCCGTCAGCTCGTAGCAAGCGTGTCCTGCAGTGCTTTGGAACCTGGAGGATGCAGTGCTATTGGTCCGGCAACGAGAGACCAAGTTATACTATTCTGGACTCCGGAATATTGGTACAGACCCAGAGCAGCGATCACAGCTTACAG AGAACTCAGAAGACACCTGGCATCGATCAGAGATTTTCGACAGAAGAAAGAACGGcagaaaaacgagaagagattCTTCTACGTTTGCAAGAAATCCCTTCCCGgtaagatgatgatgatggaaTCGAACGTTTCCTTGGAGGAAAAATCAGGCAGTCTgttaaaacgaattttttctaCAAGTGGACCTAACAAAAAAAGGGATAAGAGGAAGGAATGCAAGGAGAACGATGATAGTACGATGTACCAATTGAAAAAACTCCTGAAAATGGAAATGCGTGTCACTGTATGGGACTTGGACAGCAATACTCTGGCCAAACAATTGACTATGATAGATAGAGATCTCTTTATTCGTATACCTATCTCGGAGATCGAGATCATCGTCTTTCAAAAGTCATCGAGAAATGCACCGAATCTTGGAGCTTGGGTTGCGTTCGGTCATAGAATAACTTGCTTAACGATCAGCGAGATACTCGCTGTGAAGAAGATCGATATGAGAACTAGGATCATGGTTAGATTTATCAATGCTGCGAACAAATGTTTCGACATAGGAAATTTTCACTCTTGCAGATCTATTCTAGCTGGTCTCCAGGCACCACCGATTTATCGGCTGAAATCGAGTTGGTCCTATTTACGAGTTCATCATGCCAACAG ATATGCCATTATGGAGAGACTCTGCAAGATTTATAAAAGTCCCGACTCTTCTTTGTATCGGAAAACATGGGCAAAagcaaaacgaagtcctcctTGCATGCCTTACATCGGTGATCTCATAATCAGACTCCTCGGTCTTCATGTTTCCCAATATTTCGAGGAAAGTATCGTATCGActaattcgaaatattttctatcgaaaaacCCTACGATCTTACCGACATCGAGTTCCATGAGATCTTTGCAAGATAAATCTTTCGAAAGGAATTATACGAAATCTTCTATCGATCCCAACGaacaaaaacagaaattaAGTACACGTATTCTCGTAGCTACTCTAGCAAAATTCAATTatacgaaatatcgaaatatcttaaataaagaagattttcCGATTACGTTCAGACAACGGCAATTGGCACGAAAATACTTCGATCGTTGGAATTATATAACCTTAAAATCAACGATCAAAAAACAAGACGAAGAGAAGTTAAGGAAAATGAATACGAAAAGTAAACGAGTCCTTGATCTATCGATTTGGTTAGGTGAGTGTCAAAGATTTGCACgaagatataatttttcgagACATTCGCTCGCTTGTGAATTTCTGTTAAAAGCACGCTACAGAGAGGATCGcgaaaattttttcatcaGCTTGAAACTTGAACCTCCtgatacttga